CACCCACTCAGAAAGACTCGGTCGGTGGCGGAATCGAAGTGTCTCATCCCCAGTAACAGACCGGCCAGCGGTCCTTGAAACTCTTCTTCATCGCGGATGATTTCACAGGATGTGTCGAGAGTCGGAAGTTCCTGGCCACTGGCTGCAACGACGACAATTCGCTCAGCGACTTTCCCGATCGTCTCTGCGACGATCTCCAGAACAGTCCGCCCTCCAAACGGCAACATGTGCTTTGGCCGTCCCATCCGGGAACTGCGTCCTCCGCACAAAAGGATTGCGCCAAGATTCGACTGATCATCAGAAGTCATCGAATCCACCCACTCTTCAATCGCGATGTTACGCTGCCGTGACGATTCGTCATTCGATGAAATATGCCTTGATCATCAAACTTGACGATCGATTTACGGAGCTGGAGGCGGTGGTGGTGGAGGACTTGGCGGTCCAAAGATCATCGACAGTTGAGCCACCTCACCTGCTGGAGTCCATTGACCAATTGCTGGAGACCAGACAAGCGTTGAGCGGTTGACCTGACCTGCTTGTGCCCCTTGACTCATCTGATTCATGTCGAACGGCCCTTCGCTCTTGCCGTTAACAGCGATGTGCCAGACAGCTGCCGGGAGTGGCGGAGGCACTGCCGCGCCGGGAGCGGTTCCTCCCATCCCGGCTGCCATTTTGTTCGCCATCGCAAAGCCCATCCCAAGGCCCATGCCTTCGGCTGCGCCTCCCCCGGATGGGTTCTCAGCTGCGGCGGTCATGGCTTTGCCCATTTGGAACTGCTGGAACCGATCCAGGTCGCCAATCACTCCCATGCTCGTCCGGGTATCCATAGCTTTCTCCACCTCTTCAGGCAGAGAAACGTTCACGATGAACAGCTGTGGAACGTTGAGTCCATATTCGTCGTCGACGCGTTCGACCGTCGCCAAACGAAGCTGTTCGGAGAGCTCTCGATAGTTAGCTGCCAGATCGAGAGCGCTGATGTTGGAACTCCCGACGAGGTCGGCAAACGCAGACGCGATGATGGCTCGCATCAGTTCGTTGATCTCATCAACTTCGAAGCTGGAGTCAGTCCCGATCAATTCCCGGAGGAGTGCTTTCGGATCGACAGCCTGCATCGTGTAAGTTCCGAAGGCTCGCAGGCGGATCGGTCCAAAATCCGCGTCTCGCATCATAATGGGATTCGGTGTGCCCCATTTCAGATCGGTGATCTGACGAGTGTTGACGAAGTAGACTTCCGCCTTAAATGGGCTGTCGAACCCATACTTCCAACCAGCCATTGTGCTGAGGATGGGAAGGTTGTCGGTCTTCAACTCGTAATGTCCGGGACCGAACGAGTCTGCCAGTTCGCCGCGATGCACAAACACCGCCATTTGCCCCGGACGCACGATCAGCTGTGCGCCATTTTTGATCTGATTGTGATAACGGGGAAATCGCCAGGCGATCGTATGACGTGAGTCGTCGACCCACTCAATAATATCGATCAGCTCGGCGCGAAGTTTGTCGAACAGTCCCATCGTAAATGTTCCCAACTGATTCCAAGAGAATGATCAATCTTGAGATGCACGATGCCATCGTAATCGCACACGGAAACAACGTCCAACGACTCACGTCGGATCAAACTTTTTGAGCATCAAGAATGCGAGCAGTGATGATCGCGATGGATCTTGGAAATTCATCGAG
This DNA window, taken from Thalassoglobus sp. JC818, encodes the following:
- a CDS encoding SPFH domain-containing protein → MGLFDKLRAELIDIIEWVDDSRHTIAWRFPRYHNQIKNGAQLIVRPGQMAVFVHRGELADSFGPGHYELKTDNLPILSTMAGWKYGFDSPFKAEVYFVNTRQITDLKWGTPNPIMMRDADFGPIRLRAFGTYTMQAVDPKALLRELIGTDSSFEVDEINELMRAIIASAFADLVGSSNISALDLAANYRELSEQLRLATVERVDDEYGLNVPQLFIVNVSLPEEVEKAMDTRTSMGVIGDLDRFQQFQMGKAMTAAAENPSGGGAAEGMGLGMGFAMANKMAAGMGGTAPGAAVPPPLPAAVWHIAVNGKSEGPFDMNQMSQGAQAGQVNRSTLVWSPAIGQWTPAGEVAQLSMIFGPPSPPPPPPPAP